A window of the Lagopus muta isolate bLagMut1 chromosome 1, bLagMut1 primary, whole genome shotgun sequence genome harbors these coding sequences:
- the RPS3 gene encoding 40S ribosomal protein S3: MAVQISKKRKFVADGIFKAELNEFLTRELAEDGYSGVEVRVTPTRTEIIILATRTQNVLGEKGRRIRELTAVVQKRFGFPEGSVELYAEKVATRGLCAIAQAESLRYKLLGGLAVRRACYGVLRFIMESGAKGCEVVVSGKLRGQRAKSMKFVDGLMIHSGDPVNYYVDTAVRHVLLRQGVLGIKVKIMLPWDPSGKIGPKKPLPDHVSIVEPKEEILPTTPISEQKGGKPEQPAMPQPVPTA; this comes from the exons ATGGCGGTGCAAATCTCCAAGAAGCGCAAG TTTGTCGCTGATGGCATCTTCAAAGCTGAACTGAATGAGTTTCTGACTCGTGAACTGGCTGAAGATGGGTACTCTGGAGTAGAAGTCCGGGTCACTCCAACCAGGACTGAGATTATCATACTTGCCACCAG aaCCCAGAATGTGCTGGGTGAAAAGGGACGTCGCATCCGGGAGCTGACGGCTGTTGTGCAGAAGAGGTTTGGCTTCCCTGAGGGAAGCGTGGAG CTCTATGCCGAGAAGGTGGCCACCAGAGGTCTGTGTGCCATCGCCCAGGCAGAGTCCCTGAGATACAAACTTCTGGGAGGCTTAGCAGTGCGTCG ggcCTGCTACGGTGTCCTCCGCTTCATCATGGAGAGCGGTGCCAAGGGCTGCGAGGTCGTCGTGTCTGGCAAACTCAGGGGTCAGCGTGCCAAGTCCATGAAGTTCGTGGATGGTTTGATGATCCACAGTGGAGACCCGGTGAATTACTACGTCGACACAGCCGTGCGTCACGTCCTGCTCCGGCAAG GTGTGCTTGGAATCAAAGTCAAAATTATGTTGCCATGGGACCCAAGTGGAAAGATTGGCCCCAAAAAGCCTCTTCCAGATCATGTCAGCATTGTGGAACCCAAAGAAGAGATCTTGCCCACCACCcccatttcagagcagaaaggtGGCAAACCAGAACAGCCAGCCATGCCGCAGCCAGTTCCCACTGCCTGA
- the SERPINH1 gene encoding serpin H1: MQLLLVLALCGLAAAVPSEDRKLSDKATTLADRSTTLAFNLYHAMAKDKNMENILLSPVVVASSLGLVSLGGKATTASQAKAVLSADKLNDDYVHSGLSELLNEVSNSTARNVTWKIGNRLYGPASINFADDFVKNSKKHYNYEHSKINFRDKRSALKSINEWAAQTTDGKLPEVTKDVEKTDGALIVNAMFFKPHWDEKFHHKMVDNRGFMVTRSYTVGVPMMHRTGLYNYYDDEAEKLQVVEMPLAHKLSSMIFIMPNHVEPLERVEKLLNREQLKTWAGKMKKRSVAISLPKVVLEVSHDLQKHLADLGLTEAIDKTKADLSKISGKKDLYLSNVFHAAALEWDTDGNPYDADIYGREEMRNPKLFYADHPFIFMIKDSKTNSILFIGRLVRPKGDKMRDEL; encoded by the exons ATGCAGCTTCTCCTGGTGCTCGCTCTCTGTGGCCTCGCAGCAGCTGTGCCCTCGGAGGACAGGAAGCTGAGCGACAAGGCAACAACGTTGGCCGACCGCAGCACGACATTGGCCTTCAACCTCTACCACGCCATGGCCAAAGACAAGAACATGGAGAACATCCTGCTGTCTCCCGTGGTTGTGGCTTCTTCCCTGGGCCTCGTGTCCCTTGGAGGCAAGGCTACAACTGCCTCCCAAGCCAAGGCCGTGCTCAGTGCAGACAAGCTGAATGATGACTATGTGCACAGTGGGCTGTCGGAGCTCCTCAACGAGGTGAGCAACAGCACAGCCCGTAATGTTACCTGGAAGATTGGCAACCGCTTGTATGGCCCTGCCTCCATCAACTTTGCCGATGACTTTGTGAAGAACAGCAAGAAACACTACAACTATGAGCACTCCAAGATCAACTTTCGGGACAAGAGGAGCGCCCTGAAATCCATTAACGAGTGGGCAGCCCAGACCACGGATGGGAAACTCCCAGAAGTCACAAAAGATGTTGAGAAAACTGATGGAGCCCTTATTGTCAACGCCATGTTCTTCAAGC ctcacTGGGATGAGAAGTTCCATCATAAGATGGTGGATAACCGTGGCTTCATGGTGACCCGCTCCTACACGGTGGGTGTTCCAATGATGCATCGTACAG GTCTCTACAATTACTACGATGATGAGGCAGAGAAGCTCCAGGTGGTAGAGATGCCACTGGCTCACAAGCTCTCCAGCATGATCTTTATCATGCCAAACCACGTGGAGCCTCTGGAGAGGGTTGAGAAACTGCTGAACAGGGAACAGCTAAAGACCTGGGCCGGCAAGATGAAGAAGAGATCTGTGGCCATCTCGCTGCCTAAGGTTGTCCTGGAAGTCAGCCATGACCTTCAG AAACACTTGGCTGACCTGGGCCTGACAGAAGCTATTGACAAAACCAAGGCTGACCTGTCAAAGATATCTGGCAAGAAAGATCTTTACTTATCCAACGTCTTCCATGCCGCTGCTCTTGAATGGGACACAGATGGAAACCCCTACGACGCTGACATCTATGGCCGAGAGGAGATGAGGAACCCCAAGCTCTTCTATGCTGACCACCCCTTCATCTTCATGATCAAGGACAGCAAAACCAACTCCATTCTCTTCATTGGCAGGCTCGTCAGGCCCAAAGGAGACAAGATGCGCGATGagttgtag